Within Phycodurus eques isolate BA_2022a chromosome 18, UOR_Pequ_1.1, whole genome shotgun sequence, the genomic segment TGCATTTTTCAGACTATTTCCAGTACTGTATTAACAGCAGCGTCATCCACTtcaagaccctgtaaagtgtaTTCTGAGATTTCTATCTAAATACTGTATGATACATGTttaaagataattgctgaaaatatgTGCAAAAGGTTTTAcgccatttcagttttcttgaTTCTTTGGGAGCGCAGCTGAAACGGTGCTGCGTGACGCACTTTGGAGTGCGACCCgagtcgcccctcccccaccaTAGAAGAACTTGAGCCCCTTCATTTGCATCAGCAACCAGCTAGGCCGCATCAGAGCGGCACGTTGTCAGCATTgagtgcatgcacacacacagaaagatgGGAGAATGAGGaagggagaattttttttttttttttttttttttttaaaagtccgaCTTGACACTCGGCGTGTGGACAGGGGCTTCAGGCTGGcctggccgctttagagcgcctcgttgtcggccgtgagTGCACACGTCACGCAGAGAAAGACGGAGGAAGGAAGATTTTATTCTTAACGAAAACGTCAGACTTCCCAGCCAGTGTGTGGACCGGGGCTTCAGGATGgcatggccactttagagcgcctcgttgtcacggTGTGGTAAAGCCCCCCGCGAtgaatatattccagccacgggatgctttaatatatatatagatatatttctATGGCCTAAACATTTAGTTATGCACAGACATAAGAAAGATGCTCGACAAACTGACGTCCATTTTCCAGTTCGCagaagtggtatttgattgacagttgacagttgtGCAGGCATGGCTTCAGTAGattcagtggacacgcccacaACGTTTGAGAGGAGAATacggcttgatttttcagtCTCATTTCatatgattgattttttttttttgtaatcatccAAATTTGAAAGGGGTTGTTAATGACTCTTCTCTGGTGTGTGTCAAGACAAGAcctatttatttacaattttatgaaaattgtttttatgcaaatagttgggtctctgaaaAAGAAAACGACTCAATTGTTTATCATCTGCCCATTTCGGAAAGTCTGTCCGCGACGGGCCGTTCTGAATTTTGCTCAATTGCGAGGCCGCAACGCGACTCATATTCAAAATAACCGACCCCAGACCGAGTTTCTACACATGCGCAGGGTGGATATTTGGTTACATTTGGTCAGCGGCAGCACTCGCGCATGCTTCAGTTATTTGCGGTCTGGACACACAGGGGTGAGCATCTGAGATAAGCATCGAGAAGCCATCGCTTCTTCACAACACCCAAGGTCTGCCCCCGGTCGTCATGGTGACGAAGGCCGTACTCTGCATTTGCACGAGCCAGGACCACGCCCCCAAAACCGAGTGATGTCAAACGGAGTGGTACAAGTGGATATTAAGTGTGCCGTCATTCTTTATGTAGTATTTtgattaatacattttgttaagacacctgggaacttttttaaaatagtgcTATAAAGCATAATCAAATAATCACAAAGAGCCAGGGATATGGGGCTTTCGGGAGAAATTTCAGGACGACGCTCAAATATCACCAGATTGGCATTCACCCCGTATATCGGTGGGTAAGAAATCCAGCAGTGCACGACAACACCGCCGGGACAGCGCTTACGCCAGGTTTACCAGCTTGAAGAAGAGCGGCACCACGCACACGCACGTGAAGCCGACCACGCTGTAGACGATGTAGCGGTACGGCAGTTCCACGGCCACGCGCTGCCTCGCCCGCCTCACGTCGTCCGCGGGGAGGCCGGCCAGTCGGCACAGGAACGGGATGGCGAGCGCCTTCATGGCCGTCCGGGTGAGCAGGATGACGGCCACCCCGACGGCGAAGCGCAGCAGGGAGCGGGCCGCCGCGCCGGCAACGAGCGAGGGCGCGGCTAACGGCAGCGAGGACGCCGGGGGGTCCGCCGTCAGGCCCAACCGGAAGTTGACGTGGGTGGCCAGGGCGGCGCCGGCCCCGGTGCCCAGCGCCTGGGCGGTGTCCCCCCGGGAGGTGCTCCAAGAGTCCAGCGAGAAGGCCACGAGTCCGAGGCCGACGTGCGACACGACGATGACGAGCGGCGCGTACGCGTGCGTCATGTAGAAGTCGTCGATCTTGTCCAAAGTTTGCTGGAAGAAGGCCAGGATGAGGAGGCTGCACAAGAAGCCCGTTATCACCTCCTGCAACGTTCACAAACAAATGACTTCACTTTGAATCTGTTTCCATCCACAACTCATGCCGCAGTCATCGTGTCCTGTAGGCGCCGCCGTGGTCCACTTACGTCATTGCTGTGGAATCGGTAGGAACAGCTGACTGATAAAACAATGTTTGCATTTGATAGGAACAAACACGAGTCGCTTAGTGATCAAATAAGGATACAATCAAATGTTATCTGGGCCACGTTTATCAGTTCTTTCCATTACAAGATTACAGGTTCAGTGCCGATTAGTGCTAAGGAACCATTTTTTTGCTGCACAGCTATAAACTGTCATTTAATGTATGGCCACTGTGGTAAACATTGTATTTAAGCTaagttaactcattcactgccagccgtctTCAAAGCAGAGCTCCCCATATTGCCGGTCGTCTTGGAGCATTTTGATCTTTTGAGCCACAGAATAATGTGgtctgtgacaatataaacaCCAAACTTACCTAACCAAAAGAAAGCGCAGACGCTCTTCATTTACCGGGAAATAAAGCTCATTTCGACCTTTTTCAGTTCTTCAGTAATCAGCAGTGGAACATGTCTTACGAACAGCAATTTCACAAACAAGCTGggtgagaccctcttccacaacTACCAGTTGAAAAACGTATttgacgaatataaacgtcggtggcagtaaatgatgggattccagttgacaaatgtaaatgtccACGACAGTAAATGAGTTATTGTAGCGTTGTTGTTTATGACTGATAATGATCGTAGATGGTAGTTTTcgattttgtgacattttcttcGTTGTTCCTGGAGAAACTGGTCCGACTTCTCTGTCAGTCTGATGTCTAAAACACGTACGGGTCATTTGCaggacacaacattaggaacCATATTGACGTGCAGTGTGAGCCCCACTGTCGGGTACTCGTGCTGTGTTGCCACTTACCAGAACCGAATGCATGCCCATGTAGACTCTGCTCACACACACCAGCACGCTCCAGCACAGAGCCACGCACAAACCCAACACCAACGGGTACTGggagacaaacaaaaataacacattacaaacatacaCAGAGGAGGAATTTTTCTTGTCGAACTCTTATTCGAGTGTCTTCTCCTTCACTGGAAGCCGCCCGTCGTCGCATAACATGCACTCTGTCGGATGGTAGGCATTGCACGTTGGCAAAAGAGCCGTTCAGATCTTTATCGCAATGGCCCGAATGCGCTGGGCTCGTTTTAGAAACAGGAAGGCGCGGCGCGGCGCGGTGCGGCGCGGCTGCCGCGTCTGAACAATGACGAAGGCCCACCGACATTCGGACTGAATTTCTTTCCGCTGCCCTGACGATGACATGTTGCAAGACCTGGCAGACTTAAAAGTGGCTCAAGCTGGTGGACAGACAACGGCGAAGTAATGGTTAGCTGCGCGCTTGCTACCAGTCGTGACgatatgcattttatttgaattgtcaCAATTTAAAGCAGAGGTTTGGTTGTGAAATTCCCGTAGACATTTACGTTCGTCGACTAGGATCCCAACAGTTCACTGCTGCCGACGTACGGTGTATAAttgtcaagtacgtttttcaacggGTAGGGCCCGCTTGTCTGTAAAATTCACACTTTTAAACCACTTTTAGATGGGAGCATGTCGTCACTTTCAATAcaagatcagcacagctttttaGTAGTGCTGTTTATGCAGGAATATACGATAAGGACTTCATACAGGGTAGGGCATCAATCGCAATAAGCGGTGAACATTCGCTCGGGGTAAGCGACTGGCTTCCTGTTCCTGTCGGCTCTTTTGAGTTTGTTGTTCAAAACAGCATTATTTgtcagtttcccccccccccccccgccccccggaGGACAGTCATcaactctgcctagcaacaagtggtaAACATGGGTCGTAGTTAACTAGTTTTCCAGTCTGGTCACACCCTCTCGTCAGGTACTGTCAAGTTAATCATGTAACTGCTGCTATTAGATATCAAAGTGGGATTTATGAGCATTTGAAAGGCGCACTCGGCAACGTCACATTCACTGTTTGTGTTCTTGTCGACATTATTAAAAGATGATACTCATTGGACATTTATAGTTACAGCCGCATGTCATACTTTGGATTCACAAAAGATAACAACGCTCAATTTtgaagtttgtctttttttgtattcatctcTTTATGCAAACCTAAATGTTGTAATATGATGACTTCTACTTTATTTCTCGCAAaggactttttcttttgttacagCCGCAACTGTGACATGTTGCGTTTCCCCGGGCGGCTGTTTTGACCTGCCAGCGTCCGTAGGTGAGCATGAAGAGGCCGAAGGGGACGGCGGTGCCCGTCATGGCGTGCGTGGACGGCATGCTGTACTCGGAGTTGTAGAAGACCTCCACCTTGACCACGGGAGGCGAGGCCGGCCGGGACCAGCGCACCATGTCCTTGGTGGACTGGCCCACCATCAAGTTCCAGGCCCACACCACGATGAGCCGGCGGCTGACCAGGGCGTCGACGTTCCAGAAGAGGAACGGGAAGAAGGCGATGAAGAACATCTCGTTGCCCAGCTCCGTGCCGAAGGTGAACAGATAGAAGAGGAACTTGTTGCGGATCAGGAACTCCTGGCCCACGTCGCCGGTCAGCGAGTTCCTGCGGAGGGGCTTGGCCCGGGCGGAGCTCTCGTCCTCGGGCCCGGGCTCGCTCGCCTTCCCGTTGGCGTGCACGGCCGCCCCGTTGCTGGCGTCGTCCCCGGGGCTCCTCCTTCGTAGCTCGGGGCGGTCAtcgccgtcgccgtcgccgtcCTGCGGTTCGACGCTCGCCTTCTCCGGAAACGTGCCCCGGACCCCGCAGAGGTGCTGGAACCTCGCCACCAGGCGGGGGTCCTGGAGAGAATGACACGTCTCCGCGAATGTCTTGACGACGCCCGTCGCCATCGTGTCGAAAGCTCGTTTGGTCGGTGTTCGCGTGAATCCAACACACAACACGGAGGTTCATGCAGCAGCATCCAAAGTGCAATATTACATCACGGAGCCGGGCCCGGTCCGCCCGGGATGTCGCTAACTGCGTCAAATCCGGATTGTGGCGGCCCTCTTCTTCGGTGGTACagcgtttcttcttcttccactgCTTTACCCGCCACACCCACTTTGTTCTTCTTATCTCCGCGCGCCCTCTGCTGAAACTACGGAGCATTGCACATTACACCAAAAGAAACGGGGGCGGATGGATGATGTAAGAATGGAGAGCGATAGATAGACATTCAACTTCCCTAGGATTATGGACATAACGTAGCTGGTTTTGTATCATATTGAACCACAAGAGAAACATTTGCAGACACAGCATGTAGCCTGTTAATAATATACATAAACTTTCATTCCCGATTTAAAAACTCTAGAAATGATAATgaagaatgcagccctatggggggcacaagccagtgcaaactgtaggccgctcccaagcccggataaaaacaaacaaatgccaaACCAATATGAATATGAGCCCCGCAGGTCgacggcgccggtggaaattcagctactgtgggtcgaagtcgaagaagaagaagaggtggaaagcgggttcttctgcagaaagagaagaggaaagcacagagccgagaactgaatgtggggacttcgaatgttgggacgatgacaggaaaatctcggcagttggttgacatgatgatcaggagaaaggttgatatattgtgcgtccgggagagcaggtggaaaggcggTAAGGCTAGAAGTTCAGGGGCAGGGTTTCAATGATTTGACcacggtgtagatgggaagaggaaTGGAGTCGGGGTGATTGTAAAAGAAGAGtcggctaagaatgtcttggaggtgaaaagagtatcggatcgagtgatgaggttgaaacttgaaattgagggtgtgattagtggctacgcCCCacgggtaggatgtgacctggaggtgaaagagaaattctggaaggagctcgaccAAGTAGTGGGCATCCGGGAAAGGAACTTgcagggacagatggtggtcgactttgcaaaaaggatgcaaatggctggagtgaacacttttttccagaagaggcggGAACATAGGGCGGCACATGATTTGGACACGTCCGGAGGAGAaaaagtgagtatattggtagaaggatgatgaggatggagctgccaggcaagagagcgagaggaagaccaaagagaaggtcgatggatgtcgtgagggcagttggtgttggagaggaggatgcaggagataggccgACGTGGAAAAGGATCaggcgctgtggcgacccctaaagggacaagcccaacggaaaagaagaagattgaaGTGATCATGAAGCTAGATCTCCGTGCACGCCAATCGTTGGGTTTCTCTCCACAAAAGAAGCGATGACAAGACTGGAAATGGAGTTTTCCTAATGCAAAGTAATAGCTTTTGTTCGCACGTGTAAGTAGCCGCCGAGTGCTCGAAGCAAAAGGCAAAGCGACATTTGGGCATTATTACCTTGTTCAATGTCAAACGAGTGTTCTCGTTGAAGTATGTGACTGACGCGATGGAGTAAGGGACAAACCAAGACAGCATCTACTTTTAGTTTGAAAAGCCTCAGCCAGAAACGCATTGTGAGCGCGACTCCAACTTGCACGGCGGCGGCGGGCACACTTACTTTTGCCTGACTGAGTGTTGAGGCTCGTTCAGCTTGATGCCAGCTTCATCTTCCAGAGCAGCGAGCAGCGAGCAGCGCCGAGTCTCCGCCCTGCAGCCTGCACCATGCACGGGGGCAAAAGAGGACTGGTGGCCCCGCAAAACACCTTTTTGGAGAATATTGTGCGACGCTCCAGTGGTGAGTTTGACTTTGGAAGAATGCCGTAAGTGTATGAAACGCTTGGATAGAAGCTTTGAAGTCAAACTTCAATAACTCAAAAGGGAAGGTTTTGTGAGGCATcccaaacagcaaatgtttgggACACTGCAAGTGACTGCAAAAAGGTGGATGAGAAGAACATGCAACATCCAACTGCATTCTCTTGACGCTTGCAGGGATGATCCACTTAGTTTAAGAGGCGGCCTATATGTTGGCGTGTGCCATCTTAAATGCACTCGCTGCTATTGGATCTCTCAGTCGCGGCTGCGTCAGTGCTGAGCGATGCGTACGGTGTCTTTGCAATAAAATGGGCTGGCAGCGCAACTGTCGCAGTAGCGAGGCTTTCATTCACACCGCTCGGCAGCATGCGGTTGAAAACCACCCTCTTCATAAATTCCCCTGCAAAGTAGTTTGGACTCCATAAGCATACTTTGGACCAAATTGCTGCAATGACTGTTTCAAAATTGGACTCTTCCACAGCCGCTGACATTTATTCTGACGCATACGGAACGAAACACGTTTGTTGAATTAGCCTCGACTTTGTCCGCGCGCTTGAAGCCAATGCACGGCAGCCTAAAGTGTTTTTCCCCCCGCCAAACGTCCAAAGTCATTAGGAGCAATGGTTTTTCACTCCTCAACATTTGCTTGCTCGGGAACTTTCGCAGCTCCTCGTGCATTTTTAATCGAGGCCGCGGCTGGAGCATAAACATTTTATCAACAACTATTATTGCTGCTTGAAATTTGGATGCGCTTTcgtgctccccccccccacatattGTTTCAATTAAATACGTTTATTGTCGGCGTGTTAGAGGGTGAACGTGTTTGTATGTTATAGAATCAATAGTTCACCTGCTATGAGGCCAAATTGATTGCAAAATGTACCAAGTATGCAGTGTCAAAGTATATATTTTGGAGTTtctgttgctgttttttcccccagaaaccAGCTTCTTGCTGGGAAACGCGCAGATCGTGGAGTGGCCGGTGGTGTACAGCAATGACGGATTCTGCAAGCTGTCCGGCTACCACAGAGCCGAGGTCATGCACAGGAGCAGCACGTGCAAGTATATGCTGGCTTGTTTTTCGTTGTCGTATGTACACATTTAGTGGCGTTCTTATGGGGCTGCTGCGAAGGAAGTTTGAAGGCCTCAGTGAGAATTGAAGATATGAGGCCTCAGTGCCACAAAGTGgatgggagggagggaggttggTAGCGCGGGTGGATGGgaggatcgatggatggatgaaaaactgCCTGAATGGATGGAAAGGAGTGATGGATGAAGGGCAGGATGGCTGAACGAATGATAGCTGATTGGCCGATGGAAGGaaggacaatggatggatgaatggcgaGAAGGAGGGAGCGGCGCCACTGCATTATTGTGCTAAAGGGAACGAGGTGTTGCGTTCCTCCGTTTGAAGCTTCATGTACGGAGACTTGACCGACAGGACGACCGTCGACCACATCCGACAAACCTTTGACGGCTACGAGTCCAACTTCTACGAGGTGCTGCTCTACACCAAAAACAGTAAGCCTCGCTTTTTTCCGGGGGCCGTACGCCGCGACGACCCGCACTCGGACCTTCTCCTCCTCAtttggtgtgtttgtttgtttgtttttgtggcgGCAGGAACGCCCATTTGGCTGTACATGCAGGTGGCGCCCATCCGCAACGAGAACGACAAGGTGGTGCTTTTCCTCTGCACCTTCCGAGACATCACGCTCTTCAAGCAGCCCATCGAGGACGAAGCCGCGCGAGGTGCGACGCCGCTCGTGCGTTGACGGGGGCAAATGGGCCGTCCGTGTACCAGTGCGCCGTTTGTCCTTGGCGCACAAGCCGGACCGAGAATTTCAAACGGTTTTGTCGAGGCCTCCGCTGCGGGATGGTCGGATGGATAGAGGGAAGCGAGGATGGCCGGACGATGGGCGGAGGGAAGGGAGGATAGAGCGAGGATGACGATGGATAGGGATGGAAGGATGACGAGAATGAAGGAtagagggaaggaaggaaggaaggacggGTGGATCAAAAGAAGGGAGAATTGCGAGATGGGCAGATGGGTGAATGGAAGGATGGTTGAtcaaaggaagaaaggaaggattGGGGAGGGACAGAAGGGGGCGACGATGGATGAATAgaaggatgatggatggatggatgaaggttgGATGATAGGAAGAAGGCTCCGTTGTGGCGAATTGTGTTCCCGGTGAGGCCAAAGAGCGAACTAGCGCCTCGGTGCGGATCTGAAGAAGATCGAACGATTGCTCGACGGTTTTCGGCAGGCCAGCGGCCGCGCGTTCGGCCGTCCCGGACGGGTTCCGGCCCTCCGACCTGCCCGACGTTgattgactttgttttttgttattattattattatgttttgcaaTACATTAATCAGAACATGTTTAATGCATACGTTTTGAAGATATCGTTTCATTCATAAAGGAAGAAAATCCACTTTTATTTCAGAAAATTGTACatccttattttaaaaaatacgcCAATCCCCTaaatgttttgatatttgaaattttgaaaatgacacaaattgattaaaacaatttaaaacaaagcaaacaaaatgtaCTACGAAGAAatctactttaaaaaaagtatacgataaatgtttaaaaaatgaatgaagacACCAAAATAAGTAAATCAAAAGGAAATCATAGAAtaatctaaaataaaaacagtgacagGTTGAGGCGGGGACAAAAAGttggttgttttgtatttacaatCAATTTTCCTATCTCAAACGCTAGGAATTAAACATtcataacattttaacaaataattcATCTTAAATGAAATATGATCGATTATTAATACaaatacacaatttataaaCTAGAAAATAATCAActataatgttttaaaaatggataaTACATGTACATATTCAGTAACACGGGGTGATACCTTCCGTTGCTTTCCAAGCCAAATTTGCTACTTTTGGCGAACTCACATTTGAGGCAgttttgacttcctgtttatgAGCATGCTCACTACTGCCCCCTGACTAAGCTTCGCTGCAATTGCACTCACACGTGACGCTGCCCAAACGATACAACCAAATAGTATGGCTACAGTCATGTTTTTCGGGGGGTGCGTTTGTGTTCAGGATGGACAAAGTTCGCCAGGCTGACGCGAGCGCTAACCAACAATCGCAACCTGGTCCAGCAGATGGCGCCCCTGAGCAAGACGGAGGTCAGCCACAAGCCGTCCAGATTGGCAGAGGTGGGCAAATAAATGATGCAGGTCGTTTTTTTACGTGCTTAGGCTTGCGCACTTTTCATCTACGCATATTCTCCCCGTCCGTACTTCTAGCACACCCACCGCGCGTAACCGAGAAATTCATTGATTGAATTCGTTGGCTGGCTGGAAATTGTCGAGGGTGGGATTTTCCTGAGACTTGCGAATGTCATTGAAATCCGTGAGAAAAATCAAGCGCActtcaaatatgaaaatatttcaaattgcgGATGTGTTGTCAGCCAGTCGAGACGTGCGCTCTGCACACGAGCACTTTGAAGACCAgcgtgtttttttgggggggttctgtaggaaataaatccaataaaagccATCGAATCAGAACACCGCGCTTCCTTGCGCTACGGACCGGCCGAGCCACTTCATCACGTAGACCTATTTTGACcacaaatcaaagcaaatgTCGAAGTCTTCGCCAATAAATATCATGACCGAAGCCCTTTGACAGCAGACTCACAAATCTTTTTGGTTGAGTCTCTCGACATACATTTGATAGCTTTCTGGAAGCCGCTGACAACGTGTGGCGACGTCGTAACCGAATCCAAACTTCAAGCGCGACGAGATGTTTCACCCGCACGGTGCAGAGAAGGTTCCGAAAGCCAAATTTGACAGGGGACGCCCACAATTTGGGCTCGCTCTAGCCACAGGGTGTAAGTGTACAGAAGAAAAGCGAGCAACTAGAAATAGCAAACTGGACTTCACTGCAGCTCAGTTTCACGTGGTCTTTTCTGGTCCACGTAAGGCCCTCCAGCTGGGCTCCGACATCCTCCCCCAGTACAAGCAGGAAGCCCCGAAAACCCCGCCGCACATCATCCTGCACTACTGCACCTTCAAGACCACGTGGGACTggatcatcctcatcctcacctTCTACACGGCCATCATGGTGCCCTACAACGTGTCGTTCCGCACCAGGCAGAACAACGTGGCGTGGCTGGTGCTGGACAGCGTCGTGGACGTCATCTTCCTGGTGGACATCGTGCTCAACTTCCACACCACCTTCGTGGGCCCCGCCGGCGAGGTCATCTCGGACGCCAGGCTCATCCGCATGAATTACGTCAAGACCTGGTTCGTCATCGACCTGCTGTCCTGTCTGCCCTACGACATCATCAACGCCTTTGAGCATTTCGAAGAGGTGAGTGCCAACAGCCACGCTCGGGTTCCTTGCCGGCGCCGCTTCAACGTCTTGCGCTTGATCTCTCTTCCGCAAGGACTTTGTGACGCCGCCGTCCCCGCCGAGTCATCTTCGCGACTCGTCAAACTTCCACAGGAACGGGACCAGGACGGAGGACTCGGTTCTGCCAGTAAGGGACTTTTGCTCTTTAACGCCGCTGCAATCCACAGACAAAACTTTGGTAGGCCACATGACGGGAAAACCGCAGTTTGGGGGGACAAATAGGAATAAACGGCATGATTTTACCCACCATTCTATCGGTTTTATGCAGTAAACGAAACACACATTGATATACAATACGCCAGTTgacccaaacaaacaaatgaacccATTTGGGTTCCCTTGTTGGCATGCTTCATCGGCACATAAAAGACGAAATGATGAAACAACCAAAGCACACATCACCACGAAACAAGAAAAAGGTCCAACGCCATTGATCTCGGTGTCGGTAGCACAGAAGTCTGGCATTTAGAACAGACTTTCCGATATCCACTGAAGAAGATTCCTTCCTTTGTCCCTCAGGGTCTGAGCAGCCTGTTCAGCTCGCTGAAGGTCATCCGGCTGTTGCGCTTGGGCCGAGTGGCCCGCAAGCTGGACCACTACCTGGAGTACGGCGCCGCCGTGCTGGTCTTGCTGGTGTGCGTCTTCGGCCTGGTGGCCCACTGGCTGGCCTGCATCTGGTACAGCATCGGCGACCACGAGGTCATCGACGAGACCACCAACACCATCAAGACGGACAGCTGGCTCTACCAGCTGGCGCTGAGCATCGGGACGCCGTACCGCTACAACGCCAGCGGCACGGGGCGGTGGGAGGGCGGCCCCGACAAGGACACGCTCTACATTTCCTCGCTCTACTTCACCATGACCAGCCTCACCACCATCGGCTTTGGCAACATCGCGCCCACCACCGACGGGGAGAAGATCTTCTCCGTGGCCATGATGATGGTGGGATGTAAGTACGCGACTCTCTTTGGATTCCTTCCGCTGAGCCGccgagaactagagtgggctcGCTCCGTTTTCGTCCTTTTAAGTTCCCGGCACAAGTGAATAGAGAAGAGGCTCGTCTTTCGGATGAAAACAGTCGCCCCTCGCCATATTGCGGATTTTAAAATCGCACGTATCTCATTTCATGTCGCGGGATTTCGTGGcgatcatttttccacaaaggCGACTATTACGGCAAAGTGTCGTAGCAATAAGTCCAAGCCGGCGGCAAAGAGTTTGGAAAAgacagaatgtccaaagtttgggatcacgTCACAAAGAAGATCAAGTGTAACGTGTCCGCTGCAAAAGACAAAGGAGAACTAACTGGCTTATGCAACAACACGTCAACAGAAAGGTAAATATGATTAGTTAATTACCGCCGCTAATTGGAACAAATTGTAAATTGATTTACCACATAGTAGCAATTtgcaaattgacttttttttttaaaaacctttacTCCATTATTCAATGAAAACGTgcctgtttgctgtttttgtgccatGTCTAACATCAAAGTTGTGCTttagtgccatcttgtggcatctcggtGCCAATGAACTATTTTTGAAGCGAGGTTAGGAGCTTCTATTATTTGGGCCAAAGCCCgagggcaggggggggggggtcacgggccacgtcgtagttatgacttccccgGGAGGGCCGCTACCACTGCGCACCCCTAAAGATGAAAGATGACCTCATATTCTGTAAATACATCCGGTATTGACGAATAGccggttttgaaatcagaagccgaTCAAAACATGGAGgattcaaagggggattggaaTATCTCGATGGGATGACACCAGAACACGACGAGACATTTTGATTTGCTtatgcgggccacataaaatgatcaAATCCTGTCATAGGATAATATTTGGCCGTGCGTTTGTTGGCTAAcgggctacttcctggttgacAGGTGAGGACGCAAGACAACAGGACCGTATCGTTTTTGATTGTGGGGCGGGAAAATTGTGACTGAAGTCATTTTAAAAACGCACCCTTTGTGGTACATGTCGAATGACGTTAGGTATTGGCCAATGGGAGTCTACCATTTGCATTCAAGA encodes:
- the LOC133417276 gene encoding sphingosine-1-phosphate phosphatase 1-like, translating into MATGVVKTFAETCHSLQDPRLVARFQHLCGVRGTFPEKASVEPQDGDGDGDDRPELRRRSPGDDASNGAAVHANGKASEPGPEDESSARAKPLRRNSLTGDVGQEFLIRNKFLFYLFTFGTELGNEMFFIAFFPFLFWNVDALVSRRLIVVWAWNLMVGQSTKDMVRWSRPASPPVVKVEVFYNSEYSMPSTHAMTGTAVPFGLFMLTYGRWQYPLVLGLCVALCWSVLVCVSRVYMGMHSVLEVITGFLCSLLILAFFQQTLDKIDDFYMTHAYAPLVIVVSHVGLGLVAFSLDSWSTSRGDTAQALGTGAGAALATHVNFRLGLTADPPASSLPLAAPSLVAGAAARSLLRFAVGVAVILLTRTAMKALAIPFLCRLAGLPADDVRRARQRVAVELPYRYIVYSVVGFTCVCVVPLFFKLVNLA